Proteins encoded together in one Gemmatimonadota bacterium DH-78 window:
- a CDS encoding RimK family protein, producing MAEHIILVDSAKSWPEGLPDLQVVPVRAYLTDPAWSERRGVRAVNLCRDMHYHSAGYYASLLAEARGHRVLPSVRTIQDLSRKALYLGEVESLDRRTQSALDRRVPEGSAGTELEVFLVFGESDDPDLQPLARALFDTFPAPLLRVEFRRREDWRIAAIRTAGLARLPAPMQPFFSDVLSRSLRRPWRRPRAPSTGRWEIAVLHDPEEEMPPSDRGALAAFIRAARREGLTARLITRRDFGRLAEFDALYIRETTNVNHHTWRFARKAEAEGLVVIDDPDSILRCTNKIYLAELLARARIGTPKSVIVSRDELDRAEAALGYPMILKVPDGAFSRGVFKVADRAELERRTAPLFEHSDLLLAQAWTYTPFDWRIGILAGEALFACRYHMSRGHWQILHHGAPAGDREGAVDTLPVDDVPATVIATARRAAALIGDGLYGVDLKETPEGVKVIEVNDNPNIDAGVEDRVLGDELHRRLVREFVRRLERRTRGGALNR from the coding sequence ATGGCCGAACACATCATTCTCGTCGACTCCGCGAAGAGCTGGCCCGAGGGGCTGCCCGACCTCCAGGTGGTGCCGGTGCGCGCCTACCTCACCGACCCCGCGTGGTCGGAGCGCCGGGGGGTTCGGGCCGTGAACCTGTGCCGCGACATGCACTACCACTCCGCCGGCTACTACGCCTCGCTGCTCGCCGAGGCGCGGGGACACCGGGTGCTGCCGTCGGTGCGCACCATTCAGGACCTGAGCCGGAAGGCGCTGTACCTCGGCGAGGTGGAGTCGCTGGATCGACGCACCCAGAGTGCCCTCGACCGCCGGGTGCCCGAGGGGTCGGCGGGCACCGAGCTCGAGGTGTTTCTCGTGTTCGGGGAGTCGGACGATCCCGACCTGCAGCCGTTGGCCCGGGCCCTCTTCGACACGTTTCCGGCGCCCCTCCTTCGGGTGGAGTTCCGCCGGCGGGAGGACTGGCGCATCGCGGCCATCCGGACAGCCGGGCTCGCGCGGCTGCCGGCGCCGATGCAGCCCTTCTTCTCCGACGTGCTCTCGCGCAGCCTGCGTCGGCCCTGGAGAAGGCCCCGTGCACCCTCCACCGGGCGCTGGGAGATCGCGGTGCTGCACGACCCGGAGGAAGAGATGCCCCCCTCCGATCGCGGGGCGCTGGCGGCCTTCATCCGGGCGGCGCGCAGAGAGGGGCTGACCGCGCGGCTCATCACCCGGCGCGACTTCGGGCGGCTCGCGGAGTTCGATGCGCTCTACATTCGCGAGACCACCAACGTGAACCACCACACCTGGCGCTTCGCCCGCAAGGCGGAGGCCGAGGGGCTGGTGGTGATCGACGATCCCGACTCGATCCTGCGGTGCACGAACAAGATCTATCTCGCCGAGCTGTTGGCGAGGGCGCGCATCGGGACGCCGAAGAGCGTGATCGTCTCGCGCGACGAGCTCGACCGGGCCGAGGCCGCGCTCGGATACCCGATGATCCTGAAGGTGCCCGACGGGGCCTTCAGCCGGGGGGTGTTCAAGGTGGCCGATCGCGCGGAACTGGAGCGCCGCACGGCCCCGCTCTTCGAGCACTCCGATCTGCTGCTCGCGCAGGCGTGGACCTACACGCCCTTCGACTGGCGCATCGGCATCCTGGCGGGGGAGGCCCTCTTCGCCTGTCGCTACCACATGTCGCGGGGGCACTGGCAGATCCTGCACCACGGGGCCCCGGCGGGCGATCGCGAGGGGGCGGTCGACACCCTGCCGGTCGACGACGTGCCGGCGACGGTGATCGCCACCGCCCGTCGCGCCGCCGCGCTGATCGGCGACGGACTCTACGGGGTCGACCTCAAGGAGACCCCCGAGGGGGTCAAGGTGATCGAGGTCAACGACAACCCGAACATCGACGCCGGGGTGGAGGACCGCGTGCTCGGCGACGAACTCCACCGGCGACTCGTGCGGGAGTTCGTGCGGCGGCTGGAACGGCGGACCCGCGGCGGGGCGCTCAACCGCTGA
- a CDS encoding GNAT family N-acetyltransferase/peptidase C39 family protein, whose amino-acid sequence METESSRAPSELAIRAATVDDLPALVQLEASAFDADRISRRSMRHLLQRAHAAVLVAVDADGAVLGSVVLLFSRGTATVRLYSIAVHPAARGRGVARRLVEAAEAEAWRRERAWVRLEIRRDNTASIGLFESLGYRRFGSYDDYYADHMEALRYEKAVDAGLRPELARVPYYRQTLDFTCGPAALLMAFSALDPAFRPDRTLELRVWREATTVFMTSGHGGCGPYGLALAAWRRGWEVELHLSAEGAQLLESVRSPEKKEVMALVQADMEREVAEAGIPVRFGRVSPDSLEHRAGDGAVPLVLISSWAIYGTRVPHWVVVTGFDEHFVYVHDPFIDEEEGETPADSINMPIGRAQFERMARYGRRGLQAALFIGPHRHA is encoded by the coding sequence GTGGAGACCGAGTCGTCGCGGGCTCCGTCGGAGCTCGCGATCCGCGCCGCCACCGTCGACGATCTGCCGGCCCTGGTCCAGCTGGAGGCGTCGGCCTTCGACGCCGACCGCATCAGTCGCCGGTCGATGCGTCACCTGCTGCAGCGGGCGCACGCCGCCGTGCTGGTCGCCGTCGACGCCGACGGCGCCGTGCTCGGCTCGGTCGTGCTCCTCTTCTCGCGGGGCACGGCCACCGTGCGGCTCTATTCGATCGCGGTGCACCCGGCCGCGCGGGGGCGCGGAGTGGCCCGCCGACTCGTGGAGGCGGCCGAGGCCGAGGCCTGGCGGCGGGAGCGTGCGTGGGTCCGCCTCGAGATCCGGCGCGACAACACCGCCTCGATCGGATTGTTCGAATCGCTGGGCTACCGGCGCTTCGGCAGCTACGACGACTACTACGCCGACCACATGGAGGCGTTGCGGTACGAGAAGGCGGTCGACGCCGGCCTCCGTCCGGAACTCGCCCGGGTACCGTACTACCGCCAGACCCTCGACTTCACCTGCGGGCCCGCCGCGCTCCTGATGGCCTTCTCCGCTCTCGACCCCGCGTTCCGGCCCGACCGCACGCTCGAGCTGCGGGTGTGGCGCGAGGCCACCACCGTCTTCATGACCTCGGGGCATGGAGGGTGCGGTCCCTACGGACTCGCGCTCGCGGCCTGGCGGCGGGGTTGGGAGGTGGAGTTGCACCTCAGTGCCGAGGGCGCGCAGCTGCTCGAGTCGGTCCGGAGTCCGGAGAAGAAGGAAGTGATGGCTCTCGTGCAGGCCGACATGGAGCGCGAGGTGGCCGAGGCCGGCATCCCGGTGCGCTTCGGACGGGTGTCTCCCGACTCGCTCGAGCACCGCGCGGGCGACGGAGCGGTGCCCCTGGTGCTCATCAGCTCCTGGGCCATCTACGGTACCCGCGTGCCCCACTGGGTGGTGGTGACCGGCTTCGACGAGCACTTCGTGTACGTGCACGACCCCTTCATCGACGAGGAGGAGGGCGAGACGCCCGCCGACTCCATCAACATGCCCATCGGGCGGGCCCAGTTCGAGCGGATGGCGCGGTACGGTCGTCGCGGACTCCAGGCCGCCCTCTTCATCGGTCCGCACCGACACGCCTGA
- a CDS encoding XdhC family protein, giving the protein MTSAPDPLLQALEWLDEGRAVALATVVDTWGSAPRRPGSHMVIDDRGRFAGSVSGGCVEVAVIDEARSVLENGRPTVLTYGVADADAWAVGLACGGSIRVLVVPVAEAPGAMAPELLRRVAAVRAGHAGEVLALPLDGAEIALASSHPDLDPGEVEAVRRAGEGRRAQSVTPPVFLRPYLASPRVVIVGAVHIAQPLVEFARTAGFGVVLVDPRNDFANEGRFPGVQRVDLWPEEGLVEAALDPRTAVVALTHDPKLDDPALRAALASPAFYVGALGSRRTHARRRERLREAGVSDERIDRIHAPIGLDLGGRSPEEIALAIMAEIVAVLRGGGARNGA; this is encoded by the coding sequence ATGACTTCCGCACCCGACCCCCTCCTGCAGGCCCTCGAGTGGCTCGACGAGGGTCGCGCCGTGGCGCTCGCCACCGTCGTCGATACGTGGGGCTCGGCACCCCGCCGACCGGGCAGCCACATGGTCATCGACGACCGGGGGCGCTTCGCCGGGTCGGTGTCGGGCGGATGCGTGGAGGTGGCCGTGATCGACGAGGCCCGGAGCGTGCTCGAGAACGGCCGTCCGACGGTGCTCACCTACGGGGTGGCCGATGCCGATGCCTGGGCGGTGGGGCTGGCCTGCGGCGGATCGATCCGGGTGCTGGTGGTGCCGGTAGCCGAGGCGCCCGGGGCGATGGCGCCGGAGCTGTTGCGACGTGTGGCCGCGGTGCGCGCCGGGCATGCGGGCGAGGTGCTCGCGCTGCCCCTCGACGGCGCGGAGATCGCGCTCGCCTCGTCGCACCCCGACCTCGACCCCGGCGAGGTGGAGGCCGTGCGCCGGGCCGGTGAGGGCCGGCGAGCCCAGTCGGTGACCCCCCCCGTCTTTCTCCGCCCCTACCTCGCCTCGCCGCGCGTGGTGATCGTGGGTGCGGTGCACATCGCCCAGCCGCTCGTCGAGTTCGCCCGCACGGCGGGGTTCGGGGTGGTGCTGGTGGATCCCCGGAACGACTTCGCGAACGAGGGGCGATTTCCGGGCGTTCAGCGCGTCGACCTCTGGCCCGAGGAGGGGCTCGTGGAGGCGGCGCTCGACCCGCGCACTGCGGTGGTGGCGCTCACGCACGACCCCAAGCTCGACGATCCGGCTCTGCGTGCCGCGCTGGCGAGCCCGGCCTTCTACGTGGGCGCACTGGGCAGCCGACGCACCCATGCGCGCCGACGGGAGCGCCTTCGCGAAGCCGGGGTGTCCGACGAGCGCATCGACCGTATCCACGCCCCGATCGGTCTCGATCTGGGGGGCCGCAGCCCCGAGGAGATCGCCCTCGCGATCATGGCCGAGATCGTCGCGGTGCTGCGGGGAGGCGGCGCCCGGAATGGAGCCTGA
- a CDS encoding NAD(P)-binding domain-containing protein, which yields MPHAPIGIIGAGPAGLALGAALRARGLEFEILDAGRGPGGIWDIDRPDTPMYESAHFISSKSLSGFPGFPMPEAYPDYPRHDQVLAYLREFAAHHDLQRHTRFGVTVARAHREPGSSPEPAPRWTVSLDDGDERSYAALCLATGANWHPVTPDLPGTFSGEAIHSFEYRSPDLFRGRRVLIVGAGNSGCDIACDAARTAKRAFVSVRRGYHFVPKYVFGKPADVFAHEGPALPAWLERRVFSFLIRRLLVGDVTRFGLPRPDHDVLESHPIMNTRMLHHLGHGDLEARPDVSELDGSRVRFADGSTEEIDLIVWATGYRRIHPFLDTADLDERNGALDFYLNVAHRRYDDLFEMGLFETDGAAYPLLGLQADLVAAVLDPALPASRRADWQARRATARPDVRGGRRYLDTPRHALYVHGASYEKLLRRELSRLSG from the coding sequence ATGCCCCACGCCCCGATCGGCATCATCGGTGCCGGCCCCGCCGGCCTCGCCCTCGGCGCCGCTCTGCGCGCCCGCGGCCTCGAGTTCGAGATTCTGGACGCCGGGCGAGGACCGGGCGGGATCTGGGATATCGATCGCCCCGACACGCCGATGTACGAGTCGGCGCACTTCATCTCGTCGAAGTCGCTGTCCGGTTTTCCGGGCTTCCCCATGCCGGAGGCGTATCCGGACTACCCGCGGCACGACCAGGTGCTCGCCTACCTCCGCGAGTTCGCCGCACACCACGACCTGCAGCGCCACACCCGGTTCGGAGTGACGGTCGCGCGGGCGCATCGCGAGCCCGGCTCGAGCCCGGAGCCGGCACCCCGCTGGACCGTCTCGCTCGACGACGGCGACGAGCGGAGCTACGCCGCGCTCTGCCTCGCCACCGGCGCCAACTGGCACCCGGTGACACCCGACCTGCCCGGCACCTTCTCGGGGGAGGCGATCCACTCCTTCGAGTACCGATCCCCCGATCTGTTCCGGGGTCGCCGGGTGCTCATCGTGGGGGCCGGAAACTCCGGCTGCGACATCGCCTGCGATGCCGCGCGCACGGCGAAGCGCGCATTCGTCAGCGTCCGCCGCGGCTACCACTTCGTGCCGAAGTACGTGTTCGGGAAGCCCGCCGACGTCTTCGCCCACGAGGGCCCCGCCCTGCCCGCCTGGCTCGAGCGCCGCGTCTTCTCGTTTCTCATTCGGCGACTCCTCGTGGGCGACGTCACCCGGTTCGGTCTCCCGAGGCCCGACCACGACGTACTCGAGTCGCACCCGATCATGAACACGCGCATGCTCCACCACCTCGGGCACGGCGACCTCGAGGCCCGACCGGACGTGTCGGAGCTCGACGGCTCGCGGGTGCGCTTCGCCGACGGCTCGACCGAGGAGATCGACCTGATCGTGTGGGCCACGGGGTACCGCCGGATCCACCCCTTCCTCGATACCGCCGATCTCGACGAGCGAAACGGGGCGCTGGACTTCTACCTCAACGTCGCGCACCGCCGCTACGACGACCTCTTCGAGATGGGGTTGTTCGAGACCGACGGCGCGGCCTACCCCCTTCTGGGACTCCAGGCGGACCTCGTCGCCGCGGTGCTCGACCCCGCCCTCCCGGCGTCGCGCCGGGCCGACTGGCAGGCGCGCCGGGCCACCGCCCGCCCCGATGTGCGGGGTGGACGACGCTACCTCGACACGCCCCGCCACGCCCTGTACGTGCACGGGGCGAGCTACGAGAAGCTGCTCCGGCGCGAGCTGTCTCGACTCAGCGGTTGA
- a CDS encoding MarR family transcriptional regulator, whose translation MAKDTETFIEAVALHLQSQGVPRTTGRVFGFLLLRAEPTSLDQLTEDLGISKASASTGARYLERLGLVERVPRPGARRDYYQLVDDPARALVLHVDAMRAMGTILQDGQKKISGVRAEVRTRLNRMAQVHREATTFLERLLRRKYG comes from the coding sequence ATGGCGAAGGACACCGAGACCTTCATCGAGGCCGTCGCCCTCCACCTGCAGAGCCAGGGCGTGCCCCGCACCACGGGCCGCGTCTTCGGTTTCCTGCTGTTGCGCGCCGAACCCACCTCTCTCGACCAGCTGACCGAAGATCTCGGAATCAGCAAGGCGAGCGCCTCCACCGGCGCCCGCTACCTCGAGCGACTCGGCCTGGTGGAGCGAGTGCCCCGCCCCGGCGCGCGGCGCGACTACTATCAGCTGGTCGACGACCCGGCCCGCGCGCTCGTGCTGCACGTGGATGCCATGCGCGCGATGGGTACCATTCTCCAGGACGGTCAGAAGAAGATCTCGGGGGTACGTGCCGAGGTTCGCACGAGGCTGAACCGCATGGCCCAGGTGCACCGCGAGGCCACCACCTTCCTCGAGCGTCTCCTGCGGCGAAAGTACGGCTGA
- a CDS encoding DUF481 domain-containing protein: protein MLRPSSGAALVALAALALPLGLAAQDDDPANTRWVFQGEFTSVLSQGNSESFTAGLGTVIRRQWESDALRFEFGGIRTESSRITRRAVGTVDDFVVDVTSDSEKTAESLYARSRYDRTLSERFFAYGAVDWLRNTFAGIESRFLLAAGAGNTWIDQDTQRFKTNYAVTYTIQEDVVERPDADKNFPGARLGWEYWNQLTATSTFDSALLVDLNLSDTDDVRYDLTNSLAVNISEKLALKPSLQFLYRTRPSLASVSLFTAGGEATGDTVLTELEKLDTFFRLALVLTL, encoded by the coding sequence ATGCTTCGACCTTCCTCCGGCGCCGCGCTCGTCGCTCTCGCCGCGCTCGCCCTGCCCCTCGGCCTCGCCGCCCAGGACGACGATCCCGCCAACACCCGCTGGGTCTTCCAGGGCGAGTTCACCTCGGTCCTGAGCCAGGGCAATTCCGAATCGTTCACCGCCGGACTCGGCACCGTCATCCGCCGCCAGTGGGAGAGCGACGCCCTCCGATTCGAGTTCGGTGGCATTCGCACCGAGTCGTCGCGCATCACCCGCCGCGCCGTCGGCACCGTCGACGACTTCGTGGTCGACGTCACCTCCGACTCCGAGAAGACGGCCGAGTCGCTCTACGCCCGGAGCCGCTACGACCGGACGCTCAGCGAGCGGTTCTTCGCCTACGGGGCCGTCGACTGGCTGCGAAACACCTTCGCGGGCATCGAGAGCCGCTTCCTGCTCGCCGCCGGAGCCGGCAACACCTGGATCGACCAGGACACGCAGCGGTTCAAGACGAACTACGCCGTGACCTACACGATCCAGGAAGACGTGGTGGAGAGGCCCGACGCCGACAAGAACTTCCCCGGCGCCCGGCTCGGCTGGGAGTACTGGAACCAGCTCACCGCCACCAGCACCTTCGACAGCGCGCTGCTGGTCGACCTGAACCTGTCGGACACCGACGACGTCCGCTACGACCTCACCAACTCGCTCGCGGTGAACATCAGCGAGAAGCTCGCGCTCAAGCCGAGCCTGCAGTTCCTCTACCGCACCCGCCCCTCGCTGGCCTCGGTCTCGCTGTTCACCGCGGGGGGCGAAGCCACCGGCGACACGGTACTGACCGAACTCGAGAAGCTCGATACCTTCTTTCGTCTGGCGCTGGTCCTGACGCTCTGA